The stretch of DNA CATAGTCTACCAGATGGTCGCTGGCCTGCCGCCATTCCGTTCCCGAAGCGAGTACATGATTTTCCAGAAGATCCTGAAGCTCGACTACGAGATACCCGACGGGTTCTGCGAGCTGGCCAAGTCCTTGGTCAGTCAGCTGCTCGTGCTCGAGCCGACGGAGAGACTGGGCGCCCAGGACGAGCATGGCGCCGGTTACCCCAGTATCAGAGCGCACCCATTCTTCGAGGGTGTCGACTTCGAGACCCTTCACGAGCAGACACCACCACCGATCTACCCCTACCTGCCTGGCACGTCGGAGCATGAGGAACTGAGGTCCCAGTACAGGGTACCAGACCACCTCGAGCCTGGTCTCGACGACAAACAGCTGACCAGGCTGCTCGGCCTGAGCATCGTCACGAACGAGGACGACGAAGACGAGGACGCCTCCGCGCAGAAAACCGCCGCGCAGACGACCAGCCCGGTCGACGAGAAGAAGCAGCAAAAGAGGCGGACGACGTACGTCGACGAGGAGAACATCGCTGACCTGATGCCCGACGAGGTCAAGAGACGGCTGGAGAAGCAGCGCGCGACCAACCAGTGGGACCCATTCGTCAAGGGGAACCTGATACTGAAGCAGGGATTCGTGAACAAGAGGAAAGGCCACTTCGCCAAGCGGAGGATGCTCCTGCTCACCACTGGACCACACCTCTACTATGTCGACCCTGTCAACATGGTGCTCAAGGGCGAGATTCCATGGAGCCCAGAGCTTAGGGTCGAGCCGAAGAGCTTCAAGATCTTCTTCGTACACACGGTGAGTGGTCTTTGACGAGCATTCGAGCGTTTTGGAATATGCTCCCGAATACCTTTCGCGATACTTTTATTCGAGAGATGAGAAATATTGCATCGACTAACATTTACGATGAAAATGGATTGTTTGTTCGGGAATGTTTATTCGAAGCTATCGATTAGTCTAAGTAGTACCATGTCGAAATGGCTCGGCGATGTTTACCGCAATTCAAAATAAGTCACGCGGAGATAGCGACAAACAGGCCTTGACCTGAACCAATTATGTGTCTCTCTCGGCGATAGCAGAGGAGCAGTACCTACCTCTTCGCTAACTTGTTTTCTTGTCTGGTTACAGCCAAAAAGAACTTACTATCTCGAAGATCCTGAGGGATTCGCATTGAAGTGGTGTAGAGCGATCGAGAACATGCGAGTCCACTACTACGGCCTTCAGGACACCACCGCTTAAACAAAAAGAAGACTGAATATTAGATACTTGCAACACGGAAGAAAAGAATGGAGATTCGTCCGATGACTGTCTAGGGAATCTGTCCGCGAGGCGCACGATCACACACCGAAATTACCATATTGGTTCGTGGCCAGAGGAGGCGATTAAAGTAAAGAAAAATACGGTTTGCTAGCGTATAATAATATAACGTGACTCGTCTTTAGGAATGATACGTTTTCTAGGGTATAAGCTTAGTGTTCTAGCGCGTTCGGGGCGTTGTTGTACAGTTTAGGTGAAAATTTTCTAGATACAAATTTGAGAGCATATTGTTACGTGTCCCTCTGACGAATCACGGACGGGTTATAGGCAGAGGCGTATCGAAATCATCGTGCAGTTTACTATTTTTCACGCCACGGTTACGTTTTTAATATAGCATATTTATTATCGTCCTCGAGAGACCTCGAAAAGAGAGGCTGCACGTCGTTTCTAGCACGCAAAACACACACGCACGTACAGACACACATGCACACGGATAATAGCGAAAATTTTTAACCAAGGTTTTTAGCTATTGCGTGTGCATTGAGGGAAGCGCGTGCTCGCGCTGTCTGACGTAACGTTCGTGATCGAGGTCGCCTGGCCGACCACACACCTCTTTCCTCGTTACAGGAGAAAGGAAAAACGGAGTCGCCTCGCCCACGAATTTCTCCGCTCGCAATTCGTGATACGTAATCCCGGACAACATGGTCAAAATTTCAAAGTAGTAACTTTATTCGCTTCGGAACCGCGGCGGAAGGGCGATGCTGACGAGGAAGGGATCCTAGAGCTCGAACAGCTCGGCGAGCGTCGATCACGATCGTGTCCAACAGCGTGTAGCGAATTCGTTCCAAATATAGCCAAAATTCTATAGAAAGTCGCAGACGAGTTGTTAGAGAGACTCTTGTCGGTCTCGCGAATCTAGGCGTCAATTTATCGTATAGTCAAAGTCAACCAAAAAACGAAAGACACAGTGGGGGGACAACGTGTCGCTTCGCAGCTTTAATGAACCGTTTACGTTGCCTGGAAGAAGGGGTTCTCGGGATCTCAGCGCCACGATCCCGTCGGAACCTCTTCGCTCTCTTCACCGTATACAGTATTCTTCTCGTTGTTCGTTGCCCCTTTTCCTCCTTCGTACGTTGTAAATAGTAGCGCGATTTCCTGAAGAGCAGGCTTCGTAAAACGTCTCTAACTAATTGTATAGTGTTCTATAtacgtatattatatataaatacGTCGTAAGTACAAAATATCGTTGTCCGACCCGCGGCGTTTTTCTCTTGTTCGTCGTTTTCTTCTTAGTATCCGCGTGTTTCTTCTTTGTCGTCCTCGATCTGGCCCTCGCGGACACTCGATCGAACAATGGTGTGTTGTGTTGCATTATGTAGTCGGGAACTAGGAGGACGAGCGTGTTGCGTACCTCTGTCGCGAGTAAGAGTTCAATGGGTAGTCCTTTGAACGGAATAGAAGGAAGAAGGTGTAACAAAAACGTTCGTTGTACATAGTGAGAAGCGGTGGAGATTGCAGGGGAACCGAAAGTTCTCTCGTGAAAGACTTGACACACTTGAACGTGACCCTATTGATTAAGTAGATAGATGATTAGAGAACCGTTTAAAAAGGATAGCTTTAAGGGAAGTAGTAGCCCCGATTAGATTCGACCACAGAAACATGGACACTTACACACAGAAACGTTTCATCACGTTTAAACTATTATcgttaattattcatattatttctCTACTTTTTTTTCTTCTAGTATTTAGCAACGTTATGCCGCGGTTATATCGTTCAACGTTATCGTTTTTTCAACTATTACCGATATAagtatttttttttctctctcgtaACTGTCGACGTTATTTAAGCGATTATTTTGTTCTACATATTTTTTTTTCGTCCTCTCTTTCATTTTATTACGACTTCGTTTCgcgttatttatttattgtcgTTGCCGACGTTAAGATTCatgcacacacacgcacacatacacAGAACACAATACACACGTACACATGCGCGCGTCGTTGACGTAGGAGTTAAAGCGTAGACTTAGGTACCATTACCGCTACCACCACTGCGATTATTATTACTAGTACTACTATTGCTATTACTATATATTTACTATTACATTACTATTACAGCGCTATTTGTTGCGTCCTAAAGGTGCGCGCACGCCGCGTACGCGTACGTCGCGTGTTTACGCGTACGTGTCTGGCGCGCACTCGTTCTACACTATATATTTACTATTTGTCACTTTAGGCGTTAATACTCTAGGCATTCTGTAAATAATACTGCCGTGTTCATCGTTCACTCGTCGAGACGCTATTCAAAACGCTGGCGCGCGCGTGCGACCTAGTTGTGGCCTGAACTCTGTATGATACCTGTATATTACCTATACATATTCTATATGTAttgttgcgacggtaggtctgccggcgacggcccaccgccgctcgaggaactccacggggcattttattttataatacactttatttactATGTGGAGGACGTCATCATCACTATTCGCTTCACTACTGGGAGTTTCTACAATTTTGCTTGACGCCATCAAATCGGATAGTTTAGAAATCGCTTCATCCTCGCCCGAATCACTTTTGTCATTATTCGAATCTACTCCTTTGGCTTTGAAATTTAACTCCTCTAAGCTAGGGTTGGCAACGGGCTCGCTGCTCGTCGCTGCCTTTGGACCGTTCTGTTTGACGGCCTGAGATACCGACTCTGGTTTGATTTTTGCTTTCATCGACTTGCTCGCGCTCTTCCAGTCATTACGCTTTTCCGCTGATTGTTCTTTACtcttaactttcacatcggttttACTAGTTTTCTTGGGCTTCTGCAGCCTCGGCTTGACGTCATACTCTTGCCCTCCAAAGTTCACAACCTTTGCGCTCTCATCGAAAGTAAGGACGCTGCATAGTCTAATGTCTTTGTCTCCAtctttggcgttgactacattcaTACGCACGACAGTCTCTGGTCTCTTAAGAGCGAAAGCCTTCAGTTTGCCTTCAAAAAAGGCATTGACGTCTATTTTTAATCGCGTTTCGGTTAATATTGCGAATTCTCCTGCTCCAATAAAATTGAAACCGCGGGATAAATCATCTCCCACTTCAGTAACATTAGTATCTATATTATATAGAAACTTTTCATTCATACTAGCGACGCTAAAAAAGTTAGCTTTGACAACCTGACGATCGGACTCGCGCCAACAGTACACTGTCGAATAGAACGTCTTATCCATCTGCGCAGCCATTATAACGATTGTATCAATAATGAATACAACTTAgggttttttttttactttataatacactttatttacacttgagtatacagttagttggccgatagtttcgcgtacaaccagttcactcgcgatcgcggtctcaactgacagcttgacagctgtcattctaatcgatctctttcgattt from Calliopsis andreniformis isolate RMS-2024a chromosome 2, iyCalAndr_principal, whole genome shotgun sequence encodes:
- the Pdk1 gene encoding phosphoinositide-dependent kinase 1 isoform X2, whose protein sequence is MLSLQFSHLTAGRVANQALTVSPQPAVTVEGPVSKMSPPTNDVTNGVVAPTNTLAPRVSPTVNPTLTPMNPPTHKRSPKDFIFGKVIGEGSFSTVYLAMDIHTSKEYAIKVCDKRHIIKEKKTEYVKREKEVLNMLAGAKHSFVRLFCTFQDVERLYFVLSYAKNGELLPYINKVGSFDIECTKFYSAEILRGLEYLHGLGIIHRDLKPENILLDEKMHVLITDFGSAKILKDPNTETRTDDQQQQQQQQQQQYRRDRRVSFVGTAQYVSPELLTDKTASRASDLWALGCIVYQMVAGLPPFRSRSEYMIFQKILKLDYEIPDGFCELAKSLVSQLLVLEPTERLGAQDEHGAGYPSIRAHPFFEGVDFETLHEQTPPPIYPYLPGTSEHEELRSQYRVPDHLEPGLDDKQLTRLLGLSIVTNEDDEDEDASAQKTAAQTTSPVDEKKQQKRRTTYVDEENIADLMPDEVKRRLEKQRATNQWDPFVKGNLILKQGFVNKRKGHFAKRRMLLLTTGPHLYYVDPVNMVLKGEIPWSPELRVEPKSFKIFFVHTPKRTYYLEDPEGFALKWCRAIENMRVHYYGLQDTTA
- the Pdk1 gene encoding phosphoinositide-dependent kinase 1 isoform X1: MGSVLSVLRKCLITQKRVANQALTVSPQPAVTVEGPVSKMSPPTNDVTNGVVAPTNTLAPRVSPTVNPTLTPMNPPTHKRSPKDFIFGKVIGEGSFSTVYLAMDIHTSKEYAIKVCDKRHIIKEKKTEYVKREKEVLNMLAGAKHSFVRLFCTFQDVERLYFVLSYAKNGELLPYINKVGSFDIECTKFYSAEILRGLEYLHGLGIIHRDLKPENILLDEKMHVLITDFGSAKILKDPNTETRTDDQQQQQQQQQQQYRRDRRVSFVGTAQYVSPELLTDKTASRASDLWALGCIVYQMVAGLPPFRSRSEYMIFQKILKLDYEIPDGFCELAKSLVSQLLVLEPTERLGAQDEHGAGYPSIRAHPFFEGVDFETLHEQTPPPIYPYLPGTSEHEELRSQYRVPDHLEPGLDDKQLTRLLGLSIVTNEDDEDEDASAQKTAAQTTSPVDEKKQQKRRTTYVDEENIADLMPDEVKRRLEKQRATNQWDPFVKGNLILKQGFVNKRKGHFAKRRMLLLTTGPHLYYVDPVNMVLKGEIPWSPELRVEPKSFKIFFVHTPKRTYYLEDPEGFALKWCRAIENMRVHYYGLQDTTA
- the Pdk1 gene encoding phosphoinositide-dependent kinase 1 isoform X3, with amino-acid sequence MRVANQALTVSPQPAVTVEGPVSKMSPPTNDVTNGVVAPTNTLAPRVSPTVNPTLTPMNPPTHKRSPKDFIFGKVIGEGSFSTVYLAMDIHTSKEYAIKVCDKRHIIKEKKTEYVKREKEVLNMLAGAKHSFVRLFCTFQDVERLYFVLSYAKNGELLPYINKVGSFDIECTKFYSAEILRGLEYLHGLGIIHRDLKPENILLDEKMHVLITDFGSAKILKDPNTETRTDDQQQQQQQQQQQYRRDRRVSFVGTAQYVSPELLTDKTASRASDLWALGCIVYQMVAGLPPFRSRSEYMIFQKILKLDYEIPDGFCELAKSLVSQLLVLEPTERLGAQDEHGAGYPSIRAHPFFEGVDFETLHEQTPPPIYPYLPGTSEHEELRSQYRVPDHLEPGLDDKQLTRLLGLSIVTNEDDEDEDASAQKTAAQTTSPVDEKKQQKRRTTYVDEENIADLMPDEVKRRLEKQRATNQWDPFVKGNLILKQGFVNKRKGHFAKRRMLLLTTGPHLYYVDPVNMVLKGEIPWSPELRVEPKSFKIFFVHTPKRTYYLEDPEGFALKWCRAIENMRVHYYGLQDTTA
- the Pdk1 gene encoding phosphoinositide-dependent kinase 1 isoform X5: MDIHTSKEYAIKVCDKRHIIKEKKTEYVKREKEVLNMLAGAKHSFVRLFCTFQDVERLYFVLSYAKNGELLPYINKVGSFDIECTKFYSAEILRGLEYLHGLGIIHRDLKPENILLDEKMHVLITDFGSAKILKDPNTETRTDDQQQQQQQQQQQYRRDRRVSFVGTAQYVSPELLTDKTASRASDLWALGCIVYQMVAGLPPFRSRSEYMIFQKILKLDYEIPDGFCELAKSLVSQLLVLEPTERLGAQDEHGAGYPSIRAHPFFEGVDFETLHEQTPPPIYPYLPGTSEHEELRSQYRVPDHLEPGLDDKQLTRLLGLSIVTNEDDEDEDASAQKTAAQTTSPVDEKKQQKRRTTYVDEENIADLMPDEVKRRLEKQRATNQWDPFVKGNLILKQGFVNKRKGHFAKRRMLLLTTGPHLYYVDPVNMVLKGEIPWSPELRVEPKSFKIFFVHTPKRTYYLEDPEGFALKWCRAIENMRVHYYGLQDTTA
- the Pdk1 gene encoding phosphoinositide-dependent kinase 1 isoform X4, producing MSPPTNDVTNGVVAPTNTLAPRVSPTVNPTLTPMNPPTHKRSPKDFIFGKVIGEGSFSTVYLAMDIHTSKEYAIKVCDKRHIIKEKKTEYVKREKEVLNMLAGAKHSFVRLFCTFQDVERLYFVLSYAKNGELLPYINKVGSFDIECTKFYSAEILRGLEYLHGLGIIHRDLKPENILLDEKMHVLITDFGSAKILKDPNTETRTDDQQQQQQQQQQQYRRDRRVSFVGTAQYVSPELLTDKTASRASDLWALGCIVYQMVAGLPPFRSRSEYMIFQKILKLDYEIPDGFCELAKSLVSQLLVLEPTERLGAQDEHGAGYPSIRAHPFFEGVDFETLHEQTPPPIYPYLPGTSEHEELRSQYRVPDHLEPGLDDKQLTRLLGLSIVTNEDDEDEDASAQKTAAQTTSPVDEKKQQKRRTTYVDEENIADLMPDEVKRRLEKQRATNQWDPFVKGNLILKQGFVNKRKGHFAKRRMLLLTTGPHLYYVDPVNMVLKGEIPWSPELRVEPKSFKIFFVHTPKRTYYLEDPEGFALKWCRAIENMRVHYYGLQDTTA